The following proteins come from a genomic window of Streptomyces sp. NBC_01716:
- a CDS encoding SDR family oxidoreductase produces the protein MSEQGSAARRVVIVTGGSRGIGRESAQRLAADGHAVVVNYAGNQTAAESAVAAITEAGGTAIAFRADVADEVAVSALFDAAEEAFGGVDVVVHAAGVMAVTPLVDTELDALDRMHRTNIRGTFVVDQQAARRLRNGGAIINVSSSVLGLAFPGYTAYAASKGAVEAMTLILARELRGRDITVNAVAPGPTVTELFLEGKDEETITRMAAQAPLERLGRPEDISEVVSFLAGPARWVNGQVLRANGGII, from the coding sequence ATGAGTGAGCAGGGGAGCGCGGCGCGTCGGGTGGTGATCGTCACCGGAGGGTCTCGGGGCATCGGTCGGGAGAGCGCGCAGCGCCTGGCGGCGGACGGGCACGCCGTCGTCGTCAACTACGCGGGGAATCAGACGGCGGCGGAGTCGGCGGTGGCCGCCATCACGGAGGCGGGCGGGACGGCCATCGCCTTCCGCGCCGACGTGGCGGACGAGGTCGCGGTGTCGGCGCTGTTCGACGCGGCGGAGGAAGCCTTCGGAGGCGTCGACGTCGTCGTGCACGCGGCGGGTGTCATGGCGGTCACGCCGCTGGTCGACACCGAGCTGGACGCGCTGGACAGGATGCACCGCACCAACATCCGCGGCACGTTCGTGGTCGACCAGCAGGCGGCGCGCCGGCTCCGGAACGGCGGGGCGATCATCAACGTCTCCAGCTCGGTGCTGGGCCTGGCCTTCCCTGGATACACGGCGTACGCGGCCAGCAAGGGCGCGGTCGAGGCGATGACGCTGATCCTGGCCAGGGAGCTGCGCGGGCGTGACATCACGGTCAACGCGGTGGCGCCGGGGCCGACGGTCACGGAGCTGTTCCTGGAGGGCAAGGACGAGGAGACCATCACGAGGATGGCCGCCCAGGCACCGCTGGAGCGGCTCGGCCGGCCGGAGGACATATCCGAGGTCGTCTCCTTCCTCGCCGGACCCGCGCGCTGGGTCAACGGCCAGGTCCTGCGTGCCAACGGCGGCATCATCTGA
- a CDS encoding TetR/AcrR family transcriptional regulator, which translates to MSTRARILEVAARLVAESPNGDVSTRAVCDAAQVGAPALYRHFGDKEGLLSAVVDHGFDKYLETKRERTPQDDPIEDLRKGWDNHVEFALDNPNLYRLMYSPAMRTPPAAALESHEMLTRDLRRAAADGKLSLAPEAAAQVVMSANVGVALMLVARPSTFTDRDTSRRVRDAVHATVFTSEALAERADRPAKRTQLPAAAAQLNVLLGRSGESGLSTAEMALMTEWLRRLSTTSATSAGSTTSAGSMTSTTSAVAEGDE; encoded by the coding sequence ATGAGCACACGAGCGCGGATCCTCGAAGTCGCGGCACGACTGGTCGCCGAGTCGCCCAACGGGGACGTCTCCACCCGGGCCGTGTGCGACGCCGCGCAGGTGGGTGCCCCGGCGCTCTACCGGCACTTCGGGGACAAGGAAGGGCTGCTCTCCGCGGTCGTGGACCACGGCTTCGACAAGTATCTGGAGACCAAGCGGGAGCGGACCCCGCAGGACGATCCGATAGAGGATCTGCGCAAGGGCTGGGACAACCACGTGGAGTTCGCGCTGGACAACCCGAATCTGTACCGGCTGATGTACTCCCCCGCGATGCGTACGCCCCCGGCGGCGGCCCTGGAGTCGCACGAGATGCTCACCAGGGATCTGCGGCGGGCGGCGGCGGACGGCAAGTTGAGTCTGGCGCCCGAGGCCGCTGCCCAGGTCGTCATGTCGGCCAACGTCGGGGTGGCCCTGATGCTCGTCGCCCGTCCATCGACCTTCACCGACAGGGACACCTCCCGGCGGGTCCGCGACGCCGTGCACGCCACTGTCTTCACCTCGGAAGCGCTGGCGGAGCGCGCCGACAGGCCCGCGAAGAGGACTCAGCTGCCCGCGGCGGCGGCCCAGTTGAACGTCCTGCTGGGGCGGTCGGGGGAGTCGGGGCTCAGCACCGCCGAAATGGCCCTGATGACGGAGTGGCTGCGCCGGCTCTCCACCACCTCCGCGACGTCCGCCGGCTCCACCACCTCCGCCGGCTCGATGACCTCTACGACCTCGGCGGTCGCCGAAGGCGACGAGTAG
- a CDS encoding LysR family transcriptional regulator, giving the protein MLLRQLEYLVALARERHFARAADACFVSQPSLSAAIRKLEHELGVPIVRRGRRFEGLTPEGERVLLWAHRILAERDALQHELSVMRGGLTGTLRLGAIPTALTAASLLTTPFCEQHPLVRVSLESLSSRDITRRLTSFELDIALTYLDDESLRQVRRTPLYEERYLLLTPRDSALAEQRSVRWAEVAGLPLCLLSPQMRNRRIMDEYFAAEGASVTPAIETDTVAGLYTHMAAGRWSSVISHAWLHMFGVPETMRVVPLAHPAHGPRVGLVIADRSPEPVLAKALLETARRVSLREVLDSLLGTYLAPADAATPGPAPDPER; this is encoded by the coding sequence GTGCTGCTGCGGCAACTGGAGTACCTCGTGGCGCTCGCCCGCGAGCGCCACTTCGCGCGGGCCGCCGACGCCTGCTTCGTCTCCCAGCCCTCGCTCTCCGCCGCGATACGCAAGCTGGAGCACGAACTCGGGGTGCCGATCGTGCGCCGTGGCCGGCGCTTCGAAGGGCTCACGCCCGAGGGCGAGCGGGTGCTGCTCTGGGCGCACCGGATACTCGCCGAACGCGACGCGCTCCAGCACGAGTTGTCGGTCATGCGCGGCGGTCTCACCGGCACGCTGCGGCTGGGCGCCATCCCCACCGCGCTGACGGCCGCGTCCCTCCTGACCACCCCCTTCTGCGAGCAACACCCGCTCGTACGCGTCTCGTTGGAGTCGCTGTCGTCGCGCGACATCACGCGGCGCCTGACCTCTTTCGAGCTGGACATCGCGCTCACGTATCTGGACGACGAAAGCCTGCGCCAGGTACGCAGGACACCGCTGTACGAGGAGCGGTATCTGCTGCTCACGCCCCGCGACAGCGCGCTCGCCGAACAGCGCTCGGTGCGCTGGGCCGAGGTCGCCGGGCTGCCGCTGTGCCTGCTCTCACCGCAGATGCGCAACCGCCGCATCATGGACGAGTACTTCGCCGCCGAAGGCGCGAGCGTCACCCCGGCGATCGAGACCGACACCGTCGCCGGCCTCTACACACACATGGCGGCGGGCCGGTGGTCGAGCGTGATCTCGCACGCCTGGCTGCATATGTTCGGCGTCCCCGAGACGATGCGCGTGGTCCCGCTGGCGCACCCCGCGCACGGGCCGCGCGTGGGCCTGGTCATCGCCGACCGCAGCCCCGAACCGGTGCTCGCGAAGGCGCTGTTGGAGACCGCGCGGCGGGTGAGCCTGCGCGAGGTGCTGGACAGCCTGCTGGGGACGTATCTCGCGCCGGCCGACGCCGCGACGCCCGGACCCGCCCCCGACCCCGAGCGATAG
- a CDS encoding bifunctional serine/threonine-protein kinase/ABC transporter substrate-binding protein: protein MAGIQPLKAADPPAVGGYRLLGRLGAGGMGVVYLARSPGGALIALKVIRAEYAADHGFRVRFRREAEAAGRLTGRWVVPVVAAAAEEREPWLATGFVPGPSLAEAVTLHGPLPPEAVRTLGARLAEALTEVHAAGLVHRDVKPGNVLLALDGPRLIDFGIARSTGATALTESDVVIGSPGYLSPEQAQARAGELGPPSDVFSLGCVLVYAATGRRPFGTGSPAAILFRTVHEEPDLDGVPEELLDLLTACLAKNPRDRPGSGDVREALGGAGGESGGWLPGPLTRLVAERSAAVLALPDPPPGRTSGSDSASGSGSPADPVTVTAVPAAPAAAPGPSRRRVLTLASAAGVVAVGGGLAAWAASRQTGDGGSGSGAGASRPRYVVGLHADLSGRDKAAGRAQERGARLAVADHNARADRPFDLALRVRDDGGDAKRAEATAGRFVAEDEVFAVIGPTGVAGVEAVAARYQEALLPLVTVSCDSDAVSSVGTKAFFQLRPDGNSLTTGLVDYLVRARGDRRTVLVDDQAAGRTSQRLVVNLADTLPQGVGTTTTSTVPADSDDFGPVAAAVTSSDADSVVYAGTSPARAARCARALAETGFRGTRLAREPVLQPAFLDEAGAAADGWVIVTTYVDPAELPAAKGFVTSYEKRYGPRTGELFAVEPYAVEAYDALNFIARGIRELGGIGVERGAMVSRLRSLTYHGLGRIIDFDDSTKAFVFTNGLFLHRVEAGTPRFLGRYGEAK, encoded by the coding sequence ATGGCCGGGATCCAGCCTCTCAAGGCCGCCGATCCGCCCGCCGTCGGCGGTTACCGGCTGCTCGGGCGGCTCGGCGCGGGCGGGATGGGCGTGGTGTATCTGGCCCGTTCGCCGGGCGGCGCGCTGATCGCGCTGAAGGTCATCCGTGCCGAGTACGCGGCCGACCACGGCTTCCGTGTCCGCTTCCGGCGCGAGGCGGAGGCGGCGGGGCGGCTCACCGGGCGCTGGGTGGTCCCGGTCGTGGCCGCGGCGGCGGAGGAGCGCGAGCCGTGGCTGGCGACCGGCTTCGTCCCCGGGCCCTCGCTGGCGGAGGCCGTCACGCTGCACGGTCCGCTGCCGCCGGAGGCCGTACGCACCCTCGGTGCCCGGCTGGCCGAGGCGCTCACCGAGGTGCACGCGGCGGGGCTGGTGCACCGCGACGTCAAGCCCGGCAACGTGCTGCTCGCCCTGGACGGCCCCCGGCTCATCGACTTCGGCATCGCGCGGTCCACCGGCGCCACCGCGCTGACCGAGAGCGACGTGGTGATCGGCTCGCCCGGCTATCTCTCGCCCGAGCAGGCACAGGCCCGCGCCGGTGAACTCGGGCCGCCGAGCGACGTGTTCTCGCTCGGGTGCGTGCTGGTGTACGCGGCGACGGGGCGGCGGCCGTTCGGTACGGGCTCGCCGGCGGCCATTCTGTTCCGCACGGTCCACGAGGAGCCGGACCTCGACGGCGTACCGGAGGAACTGCTCGATCTGCTGACGGCCTGCCTCGCCAAGAACCCCCGGGACAGGCCGGGTTCGGGGGATGTGCGGGAGGCGCTGGGGGGTGCCGGCGGCGAGTCGGGGGGCTGGCTGCCGGGGCCGCTGACCCGGCTGGTCGCGGAACGGTCGGCGGCAGTGCTGGCGCTGCCCGACCCGCCGCCGGGGCGTACGTCCGGCTCCGACTCGGCCTCCGGCTCCGGCTCCCCGGCGGACCCGGTCACGGTCACGGCGGTACCGGCGGCACCGGCCGCCGCCCCCGGGCCGTCGCGGCGCCGTGTGCTCACGCTCGCTTCCGCGGCCGGAGTCGTCGCGGTCGGCGGGGGGCTGGCGGCCTGGGCGGCATCCCGGCAGACCGGCGACGGCGGCTCCGGCTCGGGCGCCGGTGCGTCCCGGCCGCGCTACGTCGTTGGGCTGCACGCCGATCTGTCCGGCCGGGACAAGGCGGCCGGCCGCGCCCAGGAACGGGGCGCGCGGCTGGCCGTCGCCGACCACAACGCCCGTGCGGACCGCCCCTTCGACCTGGCGCTGCGCGTACGGGACGACGGAGGAGACGCGAAGCGGGCCGAGGCGACGGCGGGGAGGTTCGTCGCGGAGGACGAGGTGTTCGCGGTGATCGGGCCGACCGGGGTCGCGGGAGTCGAGGCCGTCGCGGCCCGGTACCAGGAGGCGCTGCTTCCTCTCGTGACCGTCTCGTGCGACAGCGACGCGGTCTCGTCGGTCGGCACGAAGGCCTTCTTCCAACTCAGACCGGACGGCAACAGCCTGACCACGGGCTTGGTCGACTATCTTGTCCGGGCCCGGGGGGACCGCAGGACCGTCCTCGTCGACGACCAGGCGGCGGGGCGCACCAGTCAGCGGCTGGTGGTGAACCTGGCCGACACGCTGCCCCAGGGCGTCGGCACGACCACGACCAGCACGGTGCCCGCCGACAGTGACGACTTCGGCCCGGTGGCCGCCGCCGTGACATCGAGCGACGCCGACTCGGTGGTGTACGCCGGCACCTCTCCCGCGCGCGCGGCCCGCTGCGCCCGCGCGCTCGCGGAAACGGGCTTCCGCGGCACACGCCTGGCACGCGAACCGGTGCTCCAGCCCGCGTTCCTCGACGAGGCGGGCGCCGCCGCCGACGGCTGGGTGATCGTGACGACATATGTCGATCCGGCCGAACTGCCCGCCGCGAAGGGCTTCGTGACGTCGTACGAGAAGCGCTACGGCCCGCGCACGGGCGAGTTGTTCGCGGTCGAACCGTACGCCGTGGAGGCGTACGACGCGCTGAACTTCATCGCGCGGGGGATACGGGAGCTGGGCGGCATCGGCGTCGAACGGGGCGCGATGGTGAGCCGGCTGCGGTCCCTCACCTACCACGGCCTCGGCAGAATCATCGACTTCGACGACTCGACGAAGGCCTTCGTCTTCACCAACGGCCTGTTCCTGCACCGGGTGGAGGCGGGCACGCCCCGCTTCCTGGGCCGCTACGGCGAGGCGAAGTAG
- a CDS encoding NAD-dependent formate dehydrogenase, with protein MAKILCVLYDDPTDGQPTTYARDDLPVIDHYPGGQTTPTPESTDFTPGHLLGSVSGELGLRSFLESRGHTLVVTSDKEGAGSVFDRELADADIVISQPFWPAYLTAERIATAKNLKLAVTAGIGSDHVDLDAAITHGVTVAEVTYCNSISVAEHVVMTVLGLVRNFIPSHRIVLDGGWNIADAVKRSYDLEGMQVGTVAAGRIGLAVLRRLAPFDVGLHYTDRHRLPAAVERELNLTWHESTAAMVPHCDVVTINAPLHPETEGLFDDKLIGTMKRGAYLINTARAKIVDRDTVDRALRGGQLAGYGGDVWYPQPAPADHPWRTMPHHAMTPHISGSSLSAQARYAAGTREILESYFAGNPIRDEYLIVEGGALAGTGAHSYSTKES; from the coding sequence ATGGCCAAGATCCTGTGTGTGCTGTACGACGACCCGACCGACGGGCAGCCCACCACCTACGCCCGCGACGACCTCCCGGTCATCGACCACTACCCCGGCGGCCAGACCACCCCCACCCCCGAAAGCACCGACTTCACCCCCGGCCATCTGCTGGGCAGCGTCTCCGGTGAACTCGGCCTCCGCTCCTTCCTGGAGAGCCGCGGCCACACCCTCGTCGTCACCTCCGACAAAGAGGGCGCGGGCTCGGTCTTCGACCGCGAGCTGGCCGACGCGGACATCGTGATCTCGCAGCCGTTCTGGCCGGCGTATCTGACCGCCGAGCGGATCGCCACGGCCAAGAACCTGAAGCTCGCGGTCACCGCCGGCATCGGCTCCGACCACGTCGACCTCGACGCCGCCATCACCCACGGCGTCACCGTCGCCGAGGTGACGTACTGCAACAGCATCAGCGTCGCCGAGCACGTGGTGATGACGGTGCTCGGGCTCGTACGCAACTTCATCCCCTCGCACCGGATCGTGCTCGACGGCGGCTGGAACATCGCGGACGCCGTCAAGCGCTCGTACGACCTGGAGGGCATGCAGGTCGGTACGGTCGCGGCCGGCCGTATCGGGCTCGCCGTCCTGCGCCGACTCGCCCCCTTCGACGTGGGCCTCCACTACACCGACCGGCACCGGCTGCCGGCGGCCGTAGAGCGGGAGCTGAACCTCACCTGGCACGAGTCGACCGCCGCCATGGTGCCGCACTGCGACGTCGTCACCATCAACGCGCCCCTGCACCCGGAGACCGAGGGCCTGTTCGACGACAAGCTCATCGGCACCATGAAGCGCGGCGCGTACCTCATCAACACCGCGCGCGCGAAGATCGTCGACCGCGACACCGTCGACCGGGCGCTGCGCGGCGGTCAGCTCGCGGGTTACGGCGGCGACGTCTGGTACCCGCAGCCCGCGCCGGCCGACCACCCGTGGCGCACCATGCCGCACCACGCGATGACGCCGCACATCTCGGGCTCGTCGCTCTCCGCGCAGGCGCGGTACGCGGCCGGTACGCGGGAGATCCTGGAGTCGTACTTCGCGGGGAACCCCATCCGCGACGAGTATCTGATCGTGGAGGGCGGGGCGCTCGCGGGCACGGGGGCGCACTCGTACTCCACGAAGGAGAGCTGA
- a CDS encoding bifunctional serine/threonine-protein kinase/ABC transporter substrate-binding protein: MSEPLLPTDPASIGGHRLLARLGAGGMGVVYLGRTEAGALAAVKVIQAEYADDPGFRARFRREVDLARRVASPWAVPVTGGEPEAAEPWLATEFVPGPSLGEAVTRHGPLPVHSVRALARMLAGALGAVHDAGLVHRDIKPGNVLLAVDGPRLIDFGIARATDETALTSPDMVVGTPGYLSPEQAEARGAGVGPASDVFSLGCLLAYALTGRPPFGAGSADALLYRTVHDEPDIGGSRGSGGSGGSWDEEDAELRQLLLSCLAKDPADRPTAERIAEELADDPTSDGGGAADWLPEDVVRGIADRAAEMLALPDIEPTVADAPGVGGDGAGDDGAGNDGADDNGAGGQGGQQPSRRRLFVLSGAALLAVAAGGGAWAALRDDDPPASGDSGPRWAIGVQADLSGTDKVAGRAQEQGARLAIEQYNARKPGKDRPFELALRTADDGGTAQRAPAAAKKLIEDADVLAVLGATSDVTTEAVVGAYDEALVPLLTVSAAGMLMSSGQPRSLVHCRPGNAALSIPIAVYLTQQAAKDKEMGRPGLLQDRTAQTYAWESATITALVLRQSGMPAYPRVIPADIEDMKPVVTDILRAGTGSFVYAGYAPGAAKVARELAAAGFDGPRLASQAVLDPEFLELAGDAAEGWLLTASFVSAADKPEAADFTAAFRERFGSEPPYFAAEAYDTVNLVIQELVKGAKPAAPAKGSPSPAGQQPPKRAELVGLLRKSTYQGITKRFAFDPEQGSFAGEGVFLYEVKDGGFRFLGPAPTGA; the protein is encoded by the coding sequence ATGAGCGAGCCGCTGCTGCCCACCGATCCCGCCTCGATCGGCGGCCACCGGCTGCTGGCCCGCCTCGGCGCGGGTGGCATGGGCGTGGTCTATCTCGGCCGTACGGAGGCGGGGGCGCTGGCCGCCGTCAAGGTCATCCAGGCCGAGTACGCGGACGATCCCGGGTTCCGCGCCCGCTTCCGCCGCGAGGTCGACCTGGCCCGCCGGGTGGCCAGCCCGTGGGCGGTGCCCGTCACGGGCGGGGAACCGGAAGCGGCGGAGCCCTGGTTGGCCACCGAATTCGTACCGGGCCCGTCGCTCGGCGAGGCGGTCACCCGGCACGGACCGCTGCCGGTACACAGTGTGCGGGCGCTGGCCAGGATGCTCGCAGGGGCGCTGGGAGCCGTGCACGACGCGGGGCTTGTGCACCGCGACATCAAGCCGGGCAATGTCCTGCTGGCCGTGGACGGTCCACGGCTGATCGACTTCGGGATCGCCCGCGCGACCGACGAGACCGCGCTCACCTCCCCCGACATGGTCGTCGGCACGCCCGGCTATCTCTCGCCCGAACAGGCCGAGGCGCGCGGCGCCGGGGTGGGGCCGGCGAGTGACGTGTTCTCCCTGGGGTGCCTGCTGGCGTACGCGCTGACGGGACGGCCCCCGTTCGGCGCGGGTTCGGCCGACGCGCTGCTCTACCGGACGGTGCACGACGAGCCGGACATCGGCGGATCGCGCGGTTCGGGCGGTTCGGGCGGCTCATGGGACGAGGAGGACGCGGAACTGCGCCAACTCCTGCTCTCCTGCCTGGCGAAGGACCCGGCCGACCGGCCCACGGCCGAGCGGATCGCCGAGGAGCTTGCCGACGACCCCACGTCCGACGGCGGCGGAGCGGCCGACTGGCTGCCGGAAGACGTCGTACGGGGCATCGCCGACCGCGCGGCCGAGATGCTGGCGCTGCCGGACATCGAGCCGACGGTCGCCGACGCGCCCGGCGTCGGCGGCGACGGCGCGGGCGACGACGGCGCAGGCAACGACGGCGCCGACGACAACGGTGCGGGCGGTCAGGGCGGCCAACAGCCGTCCCGCCGAAGGCTGTTCGTCCTTTCCGGCGCCGCGCTGCTCGCCGTCGCCGCCGGTGGCGGAGCCTGGGCCGCCCTGCGGGACGACGACCCTCCCGCGTCCGGGGACTCCGGCCCGCGCTGGGCCATCGGCGTCCAGGCGGACCTCTCCGGTACGGACAAGGTGGCCGGCCGGGCGCAGGAACAGGGCGCGCGGCTGGCGATCGAGCAGTACAACGCCCGTAAGCCCGGCAAGGACAGGCCCTTCGAACTCGCGCTGAGGACCGCCGACGACGGCGGCACCGCCCAACGCGCCCCGGCCGCCGCCAAGAAGCTGATCGAGGACGCGGACGTACTCGCCGTACTGGGCGCGACCAGCGATGTGACGACGGAAGCGGTCGTCGGCGCGTACGACGAGGCCCTGGTGCCCCTGCTGACCGTCTCGGCCGCCGGGATGCTGATGTCGTCAGGGCAGCCCCGGTCCCTCGTGCACTGCCGTCCCGGCAACGCCGCACTGTCCATCCCGATCGCCGTCTACCTCACCCAACAGGCGGCGAAGGACAAGGAGATGGGACGGCCGGGACTGCTCCAGGACCGTACGGCCCAGACGTACGCCTGGGAGTCCGCCACCATCACCGCGCTCGTGCTGCGCCAGTCCGGGATGCCGGCCTACCCCCGGGTGATTCCGGCGGACATCGAGGACATGAAGCCCGTGGTCACCGACATCCTGCGGGCAGGTACGGGCTCCTTCGTCTACGCCGGTTACGCGCCGGGGGCGGCGAAGGTGGCGCGCGAGCTGGCGGCGGCCGGGTTCGACGGACCACGGCTCGCGTCACAGGCCGTGCTCGACCCGGAGTTCCTGGAGCTGGCGGGGGACGCGGCCGAGGGCTGGCTGCTGACCGCCTCGTTCGTCTCCGCCGCCGACAAGCCGGAGGCCGCGGACTTCACCGCCGCGTTCCGCGAGCGCTTCGGCAGCGAGCCGCCGTACTTCGCGGCGGAGGCGTACGACACGGTGAATCTGGTCATCCAGGAACTGGTGAAGGGCGCGAAGCCGGCTGCCCCGGCGAAGGGATCCCCCTCTCCTGCGGGGCAACAGCCGCCGAAGCGGGCGGAGTTGGTGGGTCTGCTGCGCAAGAGCACGTACCAGGGGATCACGAAGCGGTTCGCGTTCGACCCGGAGCAGGGCAGCTTCGCGGGGGAGGGCGTGTTCCTGTACGAGGTCAAGGACGGCGGCTTCCGCTTCCTGGGGCCCGCCCCCACCGGCGCGTAA
- a CDS encoding asparagine synthetase B family protein: MSRWCACLTADDPAGQVAAMGGRPVPTRAGHHALGLLDGPGAAEGPYRVGDVHAIGEVTLHNAPELRARLGSAGADGIPGDCSDGELLLRAYVRFGAAGLAAADGMFALAIAEGDELVLVRDHMGARTLFHARAGTGRRAAWAASTSLRALQRWPALDTGLHLPAVRSFLTFAYLPGRETLLRGIHEVLPGRCVRLKADGSTVEETYWEPAEVADERPAAEHARELRELLESATARRLPVAEPVGVLLSGGVDSSLVTALAAKLHDQAVRSYSISFGGDAPNELAYSGLVAAHCHTEHQVLTVPGEAVAARLPETVALLDSPVGDPLTVPNLMLAEAVAADGMSVVLNGEGGDPVFGGPKNLPMLIHELLRDEAGVDSRARAYVDSYRKCHADLPVLLTPGVLAELADAPPVTDLLAPYLTQGRMKSLLNQLLHTNLRTKGAHHILTKVERITASQGLEGHAPLFDRAVVDHAFRVPPRLKLAGTSEKWILKEAVRDLLPPTIVDRPKSGMRVPVQQWLDGPLRELGHDLLLGRSARARGLFREDTIRSWLRREGTLLPRQGGKLWLVLTLELWLRSFEVGT; the protein is encoded by the coding sequence ATGTCCCGCTGGTGTGCGTGTCTGACCGCCGACGACCCGGCCGGGCAGGTGGCGGCCATGGGCGGCCGGCCCGTGCCGACGCGGGCGGGGCACCATGCGCTCGGCCTGCTCGACGGCCCCGGCGCCGCCGAAGGGCCGTACCGGGTGGGAGACGTCCACGCGATCGGCGAGGTCACGCTCCACAACGCGCCCGAGCTCCGGGCCCGGCTCGGTTCGGCCGGCGCCGACGGCATCCCCGGCGACTGCTCCGACGGTGAGCTGCTCCTGCGCGCCTACGTCAGGTTCGGTGCCGCCGGACTGGCCGCCGCCGACGGCATGTTCGCCCTCGCCATCGCCGAAGGCGACGAACTTGTCCTCGTCCGCGACCACATGGGCGCCCGCACCCTCTTCCACGCCCGCGCCGGCACCGGCCGGCGGGCGGCCTGGGCGGCCTCCACCTCCCTGCGGGCGCTCCAGCGCTGGCCCGCGCTCGACACCGGACTGCATCTGCCTGCGGTCAGATCGTTCCTCACCTTCGCGTATCTCCCGGGCAGGGAGACCCTGTTGCGCGGGATCCACGAGGTGCTGCCGGGCCGGTGCGTACGGCTGAAGGCGGACGGTTCCACGGTGGAGGAGACGTACTGGGAGCCGGCCGAGGTGGCCGACGAGCGGCCGGCGGCCGAACACGCCCGGGAACTGCGCGAGTTGCTGGAGTCCGCCACCGCGCGCCGGCTGCCGGTCGCCGAGCCGGTCGGTGTGCTGCTCTCCGGCGGTGTGGACAGCAGCCTGGTCACCGCGCTCGCCGCCAAACTGCACGACCAGGCCGTCCGGTCGTACTCGATCAGCTTCGGCGGCGACGCCCCGAACGAACTGGCCTACTCCGGACTGGTCGCCGCCCACTGCCACACCGAGCACCAGGTCCTGACCGTGCCCGGCGAGGCGGTCGCGGCACGCCTCCCGGAGACCGTCGCGCTGCTGGACAGCCCGGTCGGCGACCCGCTCACCGTGCCCAACCTGATGCTCGCCGAGGCGGTGGCGGCGGACGGTATGAGCGTGGTGCTCAACGGGGAGGGCGGCGACCCGGTCTTCGGCGGCCCCAAGAACCTGCCGATGCTCATCCACGAACTGCTTCGCGACGAGGCGGGTGTGGACTCCCGGGCGCGTGCCTACGTGGACTCGTACCGCAAGTGCCACGCCGACCTGCCGGTGCTGCTGACGCCGGGAGTGCTGGCCGAGCTGGCGGACGCGCCGCCGGTGACGGACCTGCTTGCGCCCTATCTGACACAGGGTCGGATGAAGAGCCTGCTCAACCAGTTGCTGCACACCAACCTGCGGACCAAGGGCGCCCATCACATCCTCACCAAGGTGGAGCGCATCACCGCGTCGCAGGGGCTGGAGGGCCACGCCCCGCTGTTCGACCGCGCGGTCGTCGACCACGCGTTCCGTGTGCCGCCCCGGCTGAAGCTCGCGGGGACGAGCGAGAAGTGGATCCTCAAGGAGGCGGTACGGGACCTGCTTCCGCCGACGATCGTGGACCGCCCCAAGAGCGGGATGCGCGTCCCGGTCCAGCAGTGGCTGGACGGACCCCTGCGCGAGCTGGGCCACGACCTGCTCCTCGGCAGGTCGGCGCGCGCCCGAGGGCTGTTCCGTGAGGACACGATCCGGTCCTGGCTGCGGAGGGAGGGGACGCTGCTGCCGCGCCAGGGAGGCAAGTTGTGGCTGGTCCTCACACTGGAGCTGTGGCTGCGCTCGTTCGAGGTCGGGACTTGA
- a CDS encoding YciI family protein — MKYLVMVQGSQVDYDAMTGKGSAQSPAWSEKDMQAMFAFMGEVNNDLAESGELVDANGLAAPSETRFVSADKDGKPVITDGPYGETKELLAGYWVLDCASLERVTEIAARVAACPQPEGAPVYPVVIRPIPDGPGVDG; from the coding sequence ATGAAGTATCTGGTGATGGTCCAGGGCTCCCAGGTCGACTACGACGCCATGACCGGCAAAGGGTCCGCGCAGAGCCCGGCCTGGAGCGAGAAGGACATGCAGGCGATGTTCGCCTTCATGGGGGAGGTCAACAACGACCTCGCCGAGTCCGGTGAACTGGTCGACGCCAACGGCCTGGCCGCGCCCTCGGAGACCCGCTTCGTCAGCGCGGACAAGGACGGCAAGCCCGTGATCACGGACGGGCCGTACGGCGAGACGAAGGAACTGCTCGCCGGCTACTGGGTGCTCGACTGCGCGAGCCTGGAGCGGGTCACCGAGATCGCCGCGCGCGTCGCCGCCTGCCCCCAGCCCGAGGGCGCCCCGGTCTACCCCGTCGTCATCCGGCCCATCCCGGACGGTCCGGGGGTGGATGGCTGA